A part of Anaeromyxobacter diazotrophicus genomic DNA contains:
- a CDS encoding GspE/PulE family protein, whose product MQRPLRATDFTLDYVAEVLAQRGVITADARRTALAREPAQRARLLREQSRQGRALRRAELSPVELLASFAFPDARREGELVDEDKAAGVVAEAAGVVYRKIDPLKLDAQLITRTLSRPFARRHAVLPLERRNGALVVATANPFDGELFESLRGLTGSEIQPVLAAPSDIHRAIAEVYGFRQQIREAQSQLSGEAPAADVGNLEQFVDLSGLEALEASSEPVIAAVEYLLHYAFEQRASDIHVEPRREESIIRMRIDGVLHPVYRIPKGVHGAIANRFKIMSRLDIAAKKPQDGRIRTARGDAEMELRVSTVPTTFGDKIVIRILDPNVLVRDLSELGFLPDERETFERWLDRPHGLVIVTGPTGSGKTTTLYSALQALTSPEVNVVTIEDPIEMVHEDFNQIAANPKTGTGFADALRHVLRQDPDVIMVGEVRDAETASQAVQAALTGHMVLTTLHTSDSVGAVARLRDLGVPSFLVGATLTGVVAQRLVRQVCPACAQDVPLTADEVAALGVKHPEDWAGKLLARRGEGCAKCRYTGYYGRTGLFEVLPMNARLRHLVADGATPEVLQRTARQDGLRSLREHAVRKVASGVTSFEEAVRGTADAEGWR is encoded by the coding sequence GTGCAGCGCCCCCTCCGAGCCACCGACTTCACCCTCGACTACGTCGCCGAGGTCCTGGCGCAGCGCGGCGTCATCACCGCCGACGCCCGCCGCACCGCGCTCGCGCGCGAGCCGGCGCAGCGCGCCCGCCTCCTCCGCGAGCAGTCGCGGCAAGGCCGGGCGCTCCGACGCGCCGAGCTGTCGCCGGTCGAGCTCCTCGCCTCCTTCGCCTTCCCTGACGCCCGCCGCGAGGGGGAGCTCGTCGACGAGGACAAGGCGGCCGGCGTGGTGGCCGAGGCGGCCGGCGTCGTCTACCGCAAGATCGACCCCCTCAAGCTCGACGCGCAGCTCATCACCCGGACCCTCTCCCGCCCCTTCGCGCGCCGGCACGCGGTGCTGCCGCTGGAGCGCCGGAACGGCGCGCTGGTGGTCGCCACCGCGAACCCGTTCGACGGCGAGCTGTTCGAGAGCCTGCGCGGTCTCACCGGGAGCGAGATCCAGCCGGTGCTGGCCGCGCCCTCGGACATCCACCGCGCCATCGCCGAGGTGTACGGGTTCCGGCAGCAGATCCGCGAGGCGCAGAGCCAGCTCTCGGGCGAGGCCCCGGCCGCCGACGTCGGCAACCTGGAGCAGTTCGTCGACCTCTCCGGCCTCGAGGCGCTCGAGGCGTCGAGCGAGCCGGTCATCGCCGCGGTCGAGTACCTGCTCCACTACGCCTTCGAGCAGCGGGCGAGCGACATCCACGTCGAGCCCCGGCGCGAGGAGTCGATCATCCGGATGCGCATCGACGGCGTCCTGCACCCCGTCTACCGCATCCCGAAGGGCGTCCACGGCGCCATCGCCAACCGGTTCAAGATCATGAGCCGGCTCGACATCGCCGCCAAGAAGCCGCAGGACGGGCGCATCCGCACCGCCCGCGGCGACGCCGAGATGGAGCTGCGCGTCTCCACCGTCCCGACCACCTTCGGCGACAAGATCGTCATCCGCATCCTCGACCCGAACGTGCTGGTGCGCGACCTGTCGGAGCTGGGCTTCCTGCCCGACGAGCGCGAGACGTTCGAGCGCTGGCTCGACCGCCCGCACGGCCTCGTGATCGTGACCGGCCCCACCGGCAGCGGGAAGACCACCACCCTCTACTCGGCGCTGCAGGCGCTCACCTCGCCGGAGGTGAACGTGGTCACCATCGAGGACCCGATCGAGATGGTGCACGAGGACTTCAACCAGATCGCCGCCAACCCCAAGACCGGCACCGGGTTCGCGGACGCGCTCCGGCACGTCCTGCGGCAGGATCCCGACGTCATCATGGTGGGCGAGGTGCGCGACGCCGAGACCGCCAGCCAGGCGGTGCAGGCGGCGCTCACCGGCCACATGGTGCTGACGACGCTCCACACGAGCGACTCCGTCGGGGCGGTGGCGCGCCTGCGCGACCTGGGGGTGCCGAGCTTCCTGGTCGGCGCCACGCTCACCGGGGTGGTCGCGCAGCGGCTGGTGCGGCAGGTCTGCCCGGCCTGCGCGCAGGACGTGCCCCTCACCGCCGACGAGGTGGCCGCGCTCGGGGTGAAGCACCCGGAGGACTGGGCCGGCAAGCTCCTCGCCCGCCGGGGGGAGGGGTGCGCCAAGTGCCGCTACACCGGCTACTACGGGCGGACCGGGCTGTTCGAGGTGCTGCCCATGAACGCGCGGCTGCGCCACCTGGTGGCGGACGGCGCCACGCCGGAGGTGCTGCAGCGGACGGCGCGCCAGGACGGGCTGCGCAGCCTGCGCGAGCACGCGGTGCGCAAGGTGGCGAGCGGCGTCACCTCCTTCGAGGAGGCGGTGCGCGGGACGGCCGACGCGGAGGGCTGGCGATGA
- a CDS encoding AAA family ATPase, giving the protein MSFVEELAELRRTGARLLYVVTDEEERAVALCRAALGGEAGVAVWSRTRGLDPVDRAAKDPHAALDALLRPNAAEKPLAALLLDFHHELEDRSVARHLRDVLPEFYPRRRCAVVIAPALRLPEGLAAETTVLRLPLPDREELGAALGALLTARGAAAANAPALHAMLGAAAGLTYTQAQRAFSRALHVDPALGERAVAIVTEEKARLLASDRGLELVEVKERPEDVGGLEGFKAWIGERALAFAHDARGFGLAAPRGVMLLGVQGCGKSLAAKAVAGLLRIPLVRLDLPSVLGAGDGAEEGLARALAAAEAIAPLALWVDEIEKGFAGSAPGEGTDPRAARVLGTFSTWLQERRAPVFVVATANDVTRLPPELLRRGRFDELFFVDLPDLEARRAILALHLQKRGRGPEAFDLPAIAAACDGYSGAELEQVVVGALHRAYALGREVETQDLRRLAQDLVPLYRTYEEQIKALREWSRGRARGAGRETAVVDLFRRAEP; this is encoded by the coding sequence ATGAGCTTCGTCGAGGAGCTGGCCGAGCTGCGCCGCACCGGGGCGCGCCTCCTGTACGTGGTGACCGACGAGGAGGAGCGCGCGGTGGCGCTCTGCCGGGCGGCGCTGGGGGGCGAGGCCGGAGTGGCCGTCTGGTCCCGCACGCGCGGGCTCGACCCGGTGGACCGCGCCGCCAAGGACCCGCACGCCGCGCTGGACGCGCTGCTCCGGCCGAACGCGGCCGAGAAGCCGCTGGCGGCGCTGCTGCTCGACTTCCACCACGAGCTGGAGGACCGGTCGGTGGCACGCCACCTCCGCGACGTCCTCCCCGAGTTCTACCCGCGGCGGCGCTGCGCGGTCGTCATCGCGCCGGCGCTGCGGCTGCCGGAGGGGCTGGCCGCTGAGACGACCGTGCTGCGGCTCCCGCTCCCGGATCGCGAGGAGCTGGGGGCGGCGCTGGGCGCGCTCCTCACGGCGCGCGGCGCGGCCGCGGCGAACGCGCCGGCGCTCCACGCGATGCTGGGGGCGGCCGCTGGGCTCACCTACACGCAGGCGCAGCGCGCCTTCAGCCGCGCGCTGCACGTCGACCCGGCGCTGGGGGAGCGCGCGGTCGCGATCGTGACGGAGGAGAAGGCGCGGCTGCTCGCCTCGGATCGCGGCCTCGAGCTGGTCGAGGTGAAGGAGCGCCCGGAGGACGTGGGGGGGCTGGAGGGCTTCAAGGCGTGGATCGGCGAGCGGGCGCTGGCGTTCGCGCACGACGCGCGCGGCTTCGGGCTGGCGGCGCCGCGCGGCGTGATGCTGCTCGGCGTGCAGGGCTGCGGCAAGTCGCTCGCCGCGAAGGCCGTGGCGGGGCTGCTCCGCATCCCGCTCGTCCGGCTCGACCTGCCGTCGGTGCTCGGCGCGGGCGACGGGGCCGAGGAGGGGCTGGCGCGCGCGCTCGCCGCGGCCGAGGCCATCGCGCCCCTGGCGCTGTGGGTGGACGAGATCGAGAAGGGGTTCGCCGGCAGCGCGCCGGGGGAGGGGACGGACCCGCGCGCCGCGCGCGTGCTGGGGACCTTCTCGACCTGGCTGCAGGAGCGGCGGGCGCCGGTGTTCGTGGTCGCGACCGCGAACGACGTGACGCGGCTCCCGCCCGAGCTCCTGCGCCGCGGCCGCTTCGACGAGCTGTTCTTCGTGGACCTCCCGGACCTCGAAGCGCGGCGCGCCATCCTCGCCCTGCACCTCCAGAAGCGGGGCCGCGGGCCCGAGGCGTTCGACCTCCCCGCCATCGCCGCCGCCTGCGACGGGTACTCCGGCGCCGAGCTGGAGCAGGTGGTGGTGGGGGCGCTCCACCGGGCCTACGCCCTCGGCCGCGAGGTGGAGACGCAGGATCTTCGCCGGCTGGCGCAGGACCTCGTGCCGCTCTACCGGACGTACGAGGAGCAGATCAAGGCGCTGCGCGAGTGGTCGCGCGGCCGCGCCCGCGGGGCGGGGCGCGAGACGGCGGTGGTGGACCTGTTCCGGCGCGCAGAGCCGTGA
- a CDS encoding inositol monophosphatase family protein: MPTLDLDLALATARRAVEAAAAAALAHFRRGVRVDLKPDRSPVTIADRESEAAILAIVKAAFPDHAVLGEETGAHAGAAATRWIVDPLDGTRGFTRGEELWGPLVALEHEGEVVVGAMALPVAGEVYFAARGRGAWLAKGGGAPEPLRVSGVVRWEDASLQLGEPRVLLAPPFAGPVERLATSCARTRCYGDLAGFAMVLTGRAEAWIEAGVQLWDLGPMKVLVEEAGGRFTDLAGAATVASGHCVASNGLVHEHLLAALAPALAAR; the protein is encoded by the coding sequence ATGCCGACGCTCGACCTCGATCTCGCGCTCGCCACCGCGCGCCGCGCCGTGGAGGCCGCCGCCGCCGCGGCGCTCGCCCACTTCCGCCGCGGCGTCCGGGTGGACCTGAAGCCCGACCGCTCGCCCGTGACGATCGCCGACCGCGAGTCGGAGGCGGCCATCCTCGCCATCGTGAAGGCCGCCTTCCCCGATCACGCGGTGCTGGGCGAGGAGACGGGGGCGCACGCCGGCGCGGCGGCCACGCGCTGGATCGTCGATCCGCTCGACGGCACGCGAGGGTTCACGCGAGGCGAAGAGCTGTGGGGCCCGCTCGTGGCGCTCGAGCACGAGGGCGAGGTGGTGGTGGGCGCGATGGCGCTGCCGGTGGCGGGCGAGGTGTACTTCGCGGCGCGCGGGCGCGGGGCGTGGCTCGCCAAGGGGGGCGGCGCGCCCGAGCCGCTGCGCGTCTCGGGGGTGGTGCGCTGGGAGGACGCCTCGCTCCAGCTCGGCGAGCCGCGCGTGCTGCTCGCGCCGCCGTTCGCCGGACCGGTGGAGCGGCTCGCCACGAGCTGCGCCCGGACCCGCTGCTACGGCGACCTGGCCGGATTCGCGATGGTGCTCACCGGCCGGGCCGAGGCGTGGATCGAGGCCGGCGTGCAGCTGTGGGACCTCGGGCCGATGAAGGTGCTGGTGGAGGAGGCGGGCGGCCGGTTCACCGACCTCGCCGGCGCCGCCACCGTCGCCTCCGGGCACTGCGTGGCCTCCAACGGCCTCGTCCACGAGCACCTGCTGGCGGCGCTCGCGCCGGCCCTCGCGGCGCGGTGA
- a CDS encoding WecB/TagA/CpsF family glycosyltransferase, with the protein MTARFVLGAVPVDRVTAAEALDRIGALVEAGRGGAVFTPNVDHVVLASRVPDLARAYAAADLSLADGVPVVWASRLLGAPVPEKVSGSDLLLPLVERAAARGWRTYLLGGAPGVADEAAARLRARFPALVVAGADAPRLTVDGAGDESAAALARLAAARPQLVLVALGAPKQELWIHRHRAALAPAVAVGVGAALDFAAGRVRRAPRWVSRAGLEWLWRLAREPRRLWRRYLMQDPAFAAILWRALRARRP; encoded by the coding sequence GTGACCGCCCGCTTCGTCCTGGGCGCGGTCCCGGTCGACCGCGTCACCGCCGCCGAGGCGCTCGACCGGATCGGGGCGCTGGTGGAGGCGGGCCGCGGCGGGGCCGTCTTCACGCCCAACGTCGACCACGTCGTGCTGGCCTCGCGCGTCCCCGACCTCGCGCGCGCCTACGCCGCGGCCGATCTGTCGCTCGCGGACGGCGTGCCGGTGGTGTGGGCGTCCCGGCTCCTCGGGGCGCCCGTCCCGGAGAAGGTGTCCGGCTCCGATCTCCTGCTGCCCCTCGTCGAGCGCGCGGCCGCGCGCGGCTGGCGCACCTACCTGCTCGGCGGCGCCCCCGGCGTCGCCGACGAGGCAGCGGCGCGGCTCCGGGCGCGCTTCCCGGCGCTGGTCGTCGCCGGCGCCGACGCGCCGCGACTGACGGTCGACGGGGCGGGTGACGAGAGCGCAGCCGCGCTCGCGAGGCTCGCCGCGGCGCGGCCGCAGCTCGTGCTGGTCGCGCTCGGCGCGCCCAAGCAGGAGCTGTGGATCCACCGCCACCGCGCCGCCCTCGCGCCCGCGGTCGCGGTCGGCGTCGGCGCCGCGCTCGACTTCGCCGCCGGCCGGGTGCGCCGCGCGCCGCGCTGGGTCTCACGCGCGGGGCTGGAGTGGCTGTGGCGCCTCGCCCGCGAGCCGCGCCGCCTCTGGCGCCGCTACCTGATGCAGGACCCCGCGTTCGCCGCGATCCTCTGGCGCGCCCTGCGCGCCCGCCGCCCTTGA
- a CDS encoding inorganic diphosphatase: MHPWHDVELPRYVEDSIPAIIEIPTGTKVKYELDKASGLLIVDRVLFSSVHYPANYGFVPRTYCDDGDPLDILVYCQEAILPLSIMRAKIIGVMKMRDDKGEDDKLIAVHADDPEYSDYNDISEMPPHRMRELKRFFEDYKGLENKKVLVEEPQGRREGLQALRAAMRLYEQEKPRLTGRAEAPKARPSRRGAPRRAAGRSRR, translated from the coding sequence ATGCATCCCTGGCACGACGTGGAGCTCCCCCGCTACGTGGAGGACTCCATCCCGGCCATCATCGAGATCCCGACCGGCACCAAGGTGAAGTACGAGCTCGACAAGGCGTCGGGCCTGCTCATCGTGGACCGGGTGCTCTTCTCCTCCGTCCACTACCCGGCGAACTACGGCTTCGTCCCGCGGACCTACTGCGACGACGGCGACCCGCTCGACATCCTGGTGTACTGCCAGGAGGCGATCCTGCCGCTCTCGATCATGCGCGCCAAGATCATCGGCGTGATGAAGATGCGCGACGACAAGGGGGAGGACGACAAGCTCATCGCCGTCCACGCCGACGACCCGGAGTACTCGGACTACAACGACATCTCCGAGATGCCGCCGCACCGGATGCGGGAGCTGAAGCGCTTCTTCGAGGACTACAAGGGCCTCGAGAACAAGAAGGTGCTCGTCGAGGAGCCGCAGGGCCGGCGCGAGGGGCTCCAGGCGCTCCGCGCCGCGATGCGCCTCTACGAGCAGGAGAAGCCGCGGCTCACCGGCCGGGCCGAGGCCCCGAAGGCCAGGCCGTCGCGCCGCGGGGCGCCGCGCCGGGCGGCCGGCCGCTCGCGCCGCTGA
- a CDS encoding transposase: MTAPRQVLPGTTYLVTRRCAQRQFLLRPSRTINAIFLYVLAVAAERFGVQIHAFCVLSNHFHLVLTDPLARLPAFEQFLDSLVARAINSHLGRWEAFWAPSSYSAVALTSPADIVEKTAYVLANPVAAGLVGRGRDWPGLWSGPEHIGGAPLRAPRPDTFFSATGSMPAAAELALSSPPGFDSHETFREQVSTALAALEHRARRATEGARRTFVGVARVLAQKPWNRPVRAEPRRNLNPRVAAHDKWKRIETLMRLAAFVARYRAAWQARRAGDGSAVFPPGTYLLRIAHGVPCATM; this comes from the coding sequence ATGACGGCGCCTCGCCAGGTTCTCCCCGGCACGACGTATCTCGTCACCCGCCGATGCGCTCAGCGCCAGTTCCTGCTCCGCCCTTCTCGCACGATCAACGCCATCTTCCTGTACGTCCTGGCGGTCGCCGCCGAGCGCTTCGGAGTCCAGATCCACGCGTTCTGCGTCCTCTCCAATCACTTTCATCTCGTCCTCACCGACCCTCTCGCTCGCCTCCCGGCGTTCGAGCAGTTCCTCGACTCCCTCGTAGCCCGCGCCATCAACTCGCACCTCGGCAGGTGGGAAGCCTTCTGGGCACCATCGAGCTACAGCGCCGTCGCCCTCACCTCGCCAGCCGACATCGTCGAAAAGACCGCGTACGTGCTGGCGAACCCGGTCGCCGCTGGCCTCGTGGGGCGCGGGCGAGACTGGCCGGGCCTCTGGTCGGGGCCGGAACACATCGGCGGGGCACCCCTACGCGCGCCGCGTCCCGACACGTTCTTCAGCGCAACCGGCTCCATGCCCGCGGCGGCCGAGCTCGCGCTGAGCTCGCCACCCGGGTTCGACTCCCACGAGACGTTCCGTGAACAGGTCAGCACCGCGCTCGCCGCGCTCGAGCATCGCGCGCGTCGCGCCACAGAAGGCGCCCGGCGGACGTTCGTCGGTGTCGCCAGAGTGCTGGCCCAGAAGCCGTGGAACCGCCCCGTCCGCGCGGAGCCTCGCCGGAACCTGAACCCTCGCGTCGCAGCGCACGACAAGTGGAAACGCATCGAAACACTCATGCGGCTCGCGGCGTTCGTCGCCCGCTACCGGGCTGCGTGGCAGGCGAGGCGGGCTGGCGATGGTTCGGCGGTCTTTCCTCCCGGCACGTACCTGTTACGGATCGCCCACGGCGTTCCTTGCGCCACGATGTAA